From one Plasmodium yoelii strain 17X genome assembly, chromosome: 12 genomic stretch:
- a CDS encoding 50S ribosomal protein L17, apicoplast, putative translates to MKTCILLFFLCKNILAYVLNRNAPINFTINKNTVRNIINKRDSLLLAHTNKNFRKLGRDRSQRRALLRALTTSVLRHGKIITTEAKAKEARRKVDRIITYAKKHFNNKQYSYRLIANYIYDRELALNIVKQAPIKYKERNGGYTKIKLLPKSRKGDAARMASLELV, encoded by the exons atgaAGACctgtatattattatttttcctaTGCAAGAACATATTGGCATATGTGTTAAATAGAAATGCTCCAATAAATTttacaataaataaaaataccgTAAGaaatatcataaataaaAGAGATAGCCTATTATTAGCACATACGAACAAAAATTTTAGGAAATTAGGAAGGGATAGATCACAAAGGAGAGCCTTACTTAGAGCATTAACAACTAgt GTTTTGAGACAcggaaaaattattacaacCGAAGCAAAAGCTAAAGAAGCTCGAAGGAAGGTGGATAGAATAATAACATATGCTAAAAAACACTTTAATAACAAACAATACAGTTATCGACTAATAGCTAACTACATTTATGATAGAGAATTAGCCCTCAATATTGTTAAGCAA gcgcccattaaatataaagaaagaaATGGGGGAtacacaaaaataaaacttttaCCGAAAAGTAGAAAAGGAGATGCAGCAAGGATGGCAAGCTTAGAACTTGTgtaa